The following proteins come from a genomic window of Alnus glutinosa chromosome 10, dhAlnGlut1.1, whole genome shotgun sequence:
- the LOC133880467 gene encoding bidirectional sugar transporter SWEET3-like has protein sequence MGERLRLAVGVMGNAASVLLYAAPILTFSRVIRKKSTEEFSCAPYIIALLNCLLYTWYGLPVVSHRWENLPLVTTNGLGILLEFSFIVIYFWFASDGGKMKVAVSVTTVIIGFCTTAIISALAFHDHHHRKVFIGSIGIVASVAMYGSPLVVVKQVILTKSVEFMPFYLSFFSFLGSSCWMAYGILSHDLFLTAPNLVGSPLGILQLMLYCKYRKRGIIEEPNKWDMEKNDDKSKQLQLVINDSTNGKS, from the exons ATGGGAGAAAGGTTGCGGCTGGCAGTCGGAGTCATGG GGAATGCTGCTTCTGTGTTACTTTATGCAGCTCCCAT aTTAACTTTTTCAAGAGTCATACGGAAGAAGAGCACAGAGGAGTTTTCATGTGCTCCTTACATCATTGCACTATTAAACTGTCTCCTTTATACTTGGTATGGACTGCCAGTGGTAAGCCATAGGTGGGAAAATCTTCCTCTAGTTACCACCAATGGCCTGGGGATTCTTCTCGAGTTCTCCTTCATTGTCATATATTTCTGGTTCGCTTCAGACGGAGGGAAG ATGAAGGTGGCTGTGTCGGTGACAACTGTTATCATAGGATTCTGCACCACTGCTATCATCTCAGCTCTTGCTTTCCATGATCACCATCATCGAAAGGTTTTTATTGGGAGTATAGGAATAGTGGCCTCTGTAGCAATGTACGGTTCTCCACTGGTGGTTGTG AAGCAAGTGATACTTACAAAGAGCGTGGAATTCATGCCGTtctatttatcttttttctcaTTCCTTGGTAGTTCATGTTGGATGGCTTATGGAATACTCAGCCATGATCTATTTCTTACG GCCCCGAATCTAGTTGGTTCTCCTTTAGGCATCCTTCAACTCATGCTCTACTGCAAGTATAGGAAACGAGGTATTATAGAAGAACCAAACAAATGGGATATGGAAAAGAACGATGACAAGTCCAAACAGTTGCAGCTCGTGATTAATGACAGTACTAAtggaaaaagttga